In Deinococcus sp. QL22, the following are encoded in one genomic region:
- a CDS encoding aldo/keto reductase: MTALETRLLGANLPTVTRLGLGLAALGRPGYINVGHGADLGPEKSVEAMRANAHVMLDEAWAAGIRYFDAARSYGLAEEFLGSWLADRGYDTTVGSKWGYTYTANWRTDAAQHEVKDHTRPTLERQWPETLAALRRTPDLYLIHSATLETGVLDDLAVLARLVELADSGVRVGLSLSGPAQADTLQRALDVRLDGVNPLSVVQATWNLLESSVGAALAEAHAAGWGVVVKEAVANGRLSARGSVPQSITDLCARLHTTPDALALAAALAQPWADTVLSGAATQQHLHSNLSALNLKLGPEELDALQDAAQTPAAYWQERAGMAWN; encoded by the coding sequence ATGACGGCGCTGGAAACCCGCCTGCTGGGAGCCAATCTGCCCACTGTGACGCGCCTCGGCCTCGGCCTGGCAGCGTTGGGGCGGCCCGGTTATATCAACGTAGGGCATGGGGCCGATTTGGGGCCAGAGAAGTCGGTGGAGGCGATGCGGGCCAATGCTCACGTCATGCTGGACGAGGCTTGGGCGGCGGGTATCCGTTACTTTGACGCCGCCCGCAGCTACGGACTGGCTGAGGAGTTTTTGGGGAGCTGGCTGGCAGATCGCGGATATGACACAACGGTAGGCAGCAAATGGGGCTACACCTACACCGCCAACTGGCGCACCGACGCCGCACAGCACGAGGTCAAAGACCATACGCGGCCCACACTGGAGCGGCAATGGCCCGAAACGTTGGCCGCCCTGCGCCGCACACCCGACCTTTATCTGATTCATTCCGCGACGCTGGAAACGGGCGTGCTGGACGACCTTGCGGTGCTGGCCCGGCTGGTAGAACTGGCCGACTCCGGCGTGCGCGTGGGCCTGAGCCTGAGCGGGCCTGCCCAGGCCGACACCTTGCAGCGGGCGCTAGACGTGCGCTTAGACGGCGTAAATCCGCTGAGTGTGGTGCAGGCCACCTGGAATCTGCTGGAGTCTTCGGTAGGCGCGGCGTTGGCGGAGGCGCACGCGGCGGGCTGGGGCGTGGTGGTCAAGGAAGCCGTCGCCAATGGCCGCCTGAGCGCACGGGGCAGCGTTCCTCAATCCATCACCGACCTGTGCGCCCGCCTGCACACCACGCCCGACGCTTTGGCGTTGGCCGCCGCCCTCGCGCAACCCTGGGCCGACACGGTTCTCAGCGGCGCGGCCACCCAGCAGCACCTTCACAGCAACCTCAGCGCCCTGAATCTGAAGCTGGGGCCAGAGGAGTTGGACGCCTTGCAGGACGCGGCGCAAACTCCGGCGGCGTACTGGCAGGAGCGGGCGGGAATGGCCTGGAATTAG